The Mesotoga sp. BH458_6_3_2_1 genome has a window encoding:
- a CDS encoding DUF501 domain-containing protein, whose protein sequence is MESNSAEKKIVSLQLGRFLKNDFRIVRVCEWGFPQVIESSLIADGKPFPTLFWLSCPFLKEEVSRLESAGMIAEFEKRIEEDEVFAGEYLRAHSQTTLLKEQLLEKSPVSDEQKRLLMGRGIGGIRNLKRVKCLHLQLANFLGGVPNPVGRDVWNLLKKTQCPCKRVICEELLSNYE, encoded by the coding sequence TTGGAAAGCAATAGTGCTGAGAAGAAAATAGTTTCACTACAGCTTGGAAGGTTTCTGAAAAATGACTTCAGAATCGTTAGAGTCTGTGAATGGGGATTTCCACAAGTCATAGAATCTTCGTTGATTGCTGATGGGAAACCATTTCCAACTTTATTCTGGCTTAGTTGTCCATTTCTGAAGGAGGAAGTTTCGAGGTTAGAAAGTGCAGGAATGATCGCTGAGTTTGAGAAGAGGATCGAAGAAGATGAGGTTTTTGCTGGTGAATACTTGAGAGCGCATTCGCAAACGACACTTCTTAAAGAGCAGCTACTCGAAAAGTCCCCTGTGTCAGATGAACAGAAGAGACTACTTATGGGAAGAGGTATTGGAGGAATAAGAAATCTGAAAAGAGTGAAGTGTCTCCACCTTCAGCTTGCGAATTTTCTCGGCGGGGTACCTAATCCGGTGGGAAGAGACGTCTGGAATCTGCTGAAGAAAACTCAGTGTCCTTGTAAGAGAGTCATCTGTGAAGAGTTGTTGAGCAACTATGAATGA
- a CDS encoding regulatory iron-sulfur-containing complex subunit RicT, with product MPEIYGTVYGIEFHSVGKLYQYTSSEQLLKQGDYVLAMSEFGLDVGKVMYGPVETRIDDTKEELKPIVRVMTDEDWETDSKNREEAEAAMKTCQELIKKHSLPMRLLEARYMFDRSRIVFYFGADSRVDFRELVKDLARAFRTRIELRQVGIRDEVKMTGSLGLCGMTACCVRFLRQFESITLKHAKKQQLLINPAKISGRCGRLLCCLSYEQELYENELLDIPDEGSLVDYEGKTCKVLTVNIFMKVITLVADDGQMLKVQFDDFRKSQRSILQDTNPDELIKNRDEDISIDD from the coding sequence ATGCCTGAGATATATGGAACGGTTTATGGAATTGAATTCCACTCAGTAGGGAAGCTGTATCAGTACACTTCCAGCGAGCAGTTGCTGAAGCAGGGTGACTATGTGCTCGCAATGAGTGAATTTGGATTGGATGTTGGAAAGGTTATGTATGGACCTGTTGAAACTCGAATAGATGACACCAAGGAAGAGCTTAAACCTATTGTCAGAGTGATGACCGACGAAGACTGGGAAACGGATTCCAAGAATAGAGAAGAAGCTGAGGCTGCAATGAAGACCTGCCAGGAACTGATAAAGAAGCACTCTCTTCCCATGCGACTTCTTGAGGCGAGATACATGTTTGATCGATCGAGAATCGTGTTTTACTTCGGTGCCGACAGCAGGGTCGACTTCAGGGAGCTGGTCAAGGATCTTGCGAGAGCTTTCAGGACGAGAATCGAGCTCAGACAGGTTGGAATACGAGACGAGGTTAAGATGACCGGTAGTCTTGGACTTTGTGGAATGACTGCCTGTTGCGTTCGTTTTCTAAGACAGTTTGAAAGCATAACGTTGAAGCATGCAAAGAAGCAGCAGTTATTGATCAACCCGGCAAAGATATCTGGAAGGTGCGGAAGACTTCTCTGTTGTCTTTCATATGAACAAGAGCTCTATGAAAACGAGCTCCTGGATATTCCAGATGAGGGCTCTCTTGTCGACTATGAAGGCAAGACCTGTAAGGTTCTGACTGTAAACATTTTCATGAAGGTTATTACTCTTGTTGCAGATGATGGGCAGATGCTTAAGGTTCAGTTCGACGATTTCAGAAAGAGCCAGAGATCGATCTTACAGGATACAAATCCAGATGAATTAATAAAGAATAGAGACGAAGATATTTCGATTGACGACTGA
- the rnc gene encoding ribonuclease III, with translation MLSLEEEKLVNEFCIINEIEADRELVFRALCHSSFTNELAQNGERLLESNERMEFLGDAVLELSLARTLFSNYSLSEGDMSKVRAMVGSEKVLSYVARSMRIGDYIFLGKGERQSGGAERDSILADAFEAVLAAIFLTGGLDISVEFVRSKLSKYIEKAVGGDLILDYKTSLQELTQARFSSRPVYETILDEGPPQDKWFKVGVFLEGRIVGEGEGRTKKAAEQLAAKRALEALNESVNSAGAEQ, from the coding sequence ATGCTTAGTTTAGAAGAAGAAAAGTTGGTCAATGAGTTTTGCATTATAAACGAAATAGAAGCGGACAGAGAGCTCGTTTTTAGGGCTCTCTGTCATTCCTCTTTTACCAATGAGCTTGCCCAAAACGGAGAAAGGCTTCTCGAGTCCAACGAAAGAATGGAATTTCTGGGAGACGCCGTTCTCGAATTGTCTCTTGCCCGAACACTTTTCAGCAATTACTCCCTTAGTGAAGGCGATATGTCGAAAGTCAGAGCTATGGTGGGAAGCGAGAAGGTCCTTTCATACGTCGCCAGATCAATGAGAATCGGAGATTATATCTTTCTTGGCAAAGGAGAGAGGCAGAGTGGAGGAGCGGAAAGAGATTCGATTCTTGCAGATGCCTTCGAAGCTGTTCTGGCAGCAATCTTTTTGACGGGAGGGCTTGATATCTCAGTTGAATTTGTTCGATCAAAGCTGTCAAAGTATATCGAGAAAGCGGTTGGAGGAGACCTGATTCTCGATTACAAGACTTCCCTTCAGGAACTCACGCAAGCTCGTTTCAGTTCAAGACCAGTATATGAGACAATTCTCGATGAAGGCCCACCACAGGATAAGTGGTTCAAGGTTGGAGTATTCCTTGAAGGGAGAATTGTTGGTGAAGGCGAAGGGCGAACAAAAAAGGCAGCAGAGCAACTGGCCGCAAAGCGTGCTCTGGAAGCTCTAAATGAAAGCGTGAATAGTGCAGGTGCTGAACAGTGA
- a CDS encoding transketolase, whose amino-acid sequence MAGLLTKAELKRLEDLGRICRGDIIKMTTVANSGHPGGSMSSIDIFLSVFDFAKNDPKKPFDPERDRVIVSHGHTSPGVYATLGRLGFVDIDEVVSGFRHPGSVFEGHITRGIPGVEWTTGNLGQGLSVGVGMALASKISGKNYRVLVAMSDAEQAKGQVAEARRTAKKYGLDNLVVVIDYNDAQISGNARDIMFVDIKANYLADGWKVIEVDGHDYSELNKALVEASESKTPVAIIGKTIMGKGVSFMEGDVSYHGKPLDMDKAASALSELELENDIDRFVEMRNRLPSYHEPIHHKDEEIRPIIGVPFVYPVEKKSDNRSAFGKALADIGKLNKGKLPVMVVDCDLKPSTKVNEFEKIWPENFIQIGVQEHNAATVAGAASVCGVLAFFADFGVFGIDETYNQQRLNDINKANVKVGVTHVGIDVGEDGKTHHCLDYIGALRNFFGFKLIVPADPNQTDRAVRFMSRADGNFVIAMGRSTMNPIADEDGKPFFGDGYEFEYGKVDIVRKGKEVTLVTTGQVTHHAVKAADELRSQGIEVTVLNVSCPIGANFDSVKEYLSSTVISLEDHNVNSGLGSILSDYLVRSRITPKSFEKIGVDRYMFSGDNELLYDLSGLSSKSIVERVRGIIH is encoded by the coding sequence ATGGCGGGTTTACTTACGAAAGCTGAATTGAAAAGGCTTGAAGATCTTGGAAGAATATGCAGGGGTGACATAATAAAGATGACTACTGTTGCCAATTCTGGTCATCCAGGAGGTTCAATGTCATCCATAGACATCTTTCTCTCCGTATTCGATTTTGCAAAGAATGATCCAAAAAAACCCTTTGATCCGGAGCGCGACAGGGTTATTGTAAGCCACGGACACACATCACCAGGTGTCTACGCGACGCTGGGAAGACTTGGTTTCGTTGATATCGACGAAGTTGTTTCCGGTTTTAGACATCCAGGTTCCGTATTCGAAGGTCACATCACAAGAGGAATTCCTGGTGTAGAATGGACAACCGGAAATCTCGGGCAGGGGCTTTCAGTGGGAGTTGGCATGGCTCTTGCTTCAAAAATCAGCGGAAAGAATTATAGGGTATTAGTTGCAATGAGCGATGCGGAACAGGCCAAGGGCCAGGTTGCGGAAGCAAGAAGGACCGCAAAGAAGTACGGACTTGATAACCTCGTTGTGGTTATCGACTACAACGACGCTCAGATTTCTGGGAATGCGCGCGACATTATGTTCGTGGATATAAAGGCTAATTATCTGGCGGATGGCTGGAAGGTTATTGAAGTTGACGGTCACGACTACTCAGAGCTGAACAAGGCACTTGTAGAAGCGTCCGAGTCGAAAACTCCCGTCGCAATAATCGGCAAGACCATAATGGGAAAGGGAGTTTCGTTTATGGAGGGTGATGTTTCATATCATGGAAAGCCTTTGGATATGGACAAGGCTGCCTCCGCTCTTTCCGAACTTGAGCTTGAAAATGACATCGACAGATTTGTTGAGATGAGAAATAGGCTTCCCTCGTATCATGAACCAATACACCATAAGGACGAAGAAATAAGACCGATAATTGGAGTCCCTTTCGTATATCCTGTTGAAAAGAAGAGCGATAACAGATCGGCATTCGGGAAGGCTCTTGCAGATATCGGAAAGCTCAACAAAGGTAAGCTCCCAGTGATGGTAGTAGATTGTGATCTAAAACCGTCTACGAAGGTAAATGAATTCGAGAAGATCTGGCCTGAGAACTTCATACAAATTGGTGTCCAGGAACACAATGCCGCAACTGTCGCTGGTGCCGCATCGGTGTGTGGTGTGTTGGCTTTCTTTGCCGACTTCGGAGTTTTCGGCATAGATGAGACCTATAACCAGCAGCGACTAAACGATATTAACAAGGCAAACGTAAAGGTCGGAGTAACTCACGTTGGAATCGACGTTGGTGAAGATGGTAAGACTCATCACTGTCTAGATTACATTGGGGCTCTGAGAAACTTCTTCGGATTTAAACTAATAGTACCTGCCGATCCAAACCAAACAGATAGAGCAGTCAGATTCATGAGTAGAGCTGACGGGAATTTCGTCATTGCTATGGGAAGATCTACGATGAATCCAATTGCAGATGAGGATGGAAAGCCTTTCTTTGGGGACGGTTATGAGTTTGAGTACGGAAAGGTAGACATTGTGAGGAAGGGAAAGGAAGTAACGCTTGTTACCACGGGCCAGGTCACTCATCATGCAGTGAAGGCAGCAGACGAACTGAGATCTCAAGGTATAGAAGTGACCGTTCTTAATGTTAGTTGTCCAATTGGAGCGAACTTCGATAGTGTTAAGGAGTACCTCTCCTCTACAGTCATCTCTCTTGAAGATCACAATGTCAATAGTGGTCTAGGGTCCATCCTGTCCGACTATTTAGTCCGGTCTCGAATAACGCCGAAGAGTTTCGAAAAGATTGGCGTCGACAGGTATATGTTCTCCGGAGACAACGAATTGCTCTATGACCTTTCGGGTCTTTCGAGCAAGAGCATTGTAGAAAGGGTCAGGGGTATTATCCATTAA
- a CDS encoding 50S ribosomal protein L11 methyltransferase, whose protein sequence is MKYRHFVAFLSEEECDLIEGISWNEGFSDLYFEKLVDSGNALHVFLGEGEELPAFLKGIEFSDLGFSEQKEWFEKWKESLVPFELCNGIEVIPLEEEEKIIDSNKIGIIPGMAFGTGLHESTKLAASLLSESVQRGSKVLDVGCGTGILSVIAAKRGASSVLALDVDQHSIEKTVEIARINHVSIETRLSDFLSALKSEERFDLIVSNMIVELLNEFALDLREFLQKDGRVILSGIYKDKYQEIKSLVEKGFLIERIKEDGDWKAIVLRRK, encoded by the coding sequence GTGAAGTACAGACACTTCGTCGCGTTTCTCTCAGAAGAGGAATGCGATCTAATTGAAGGAATCAGCTGGAACGAAGGCTTTTCAGATCTCTATTTTGAAAAACTTGTTGATTCAGGAAACGCATTGCACGTTTTTCTGGGGGAAGGGGAAGAACTTCCGGCTTTTCTGAAAGGGATCGAGTTTTCGGATCTGGGTTTTAGTGAACAGAAGGAGTGGTTTGAGAAGTGGAAGGAGTCTCTGGTTCCATTTGAGCTCTGTAATGGGATCGAGGTCATTCCTCTGGAGGAAGAAGAGAAAATAATCGATTCAAACAAGATCGGTATTATTCCCGGGATGGCCTTCGGAACGGGCCTTCACGAATCCACGAAGCTTGCCGCTTCTCTTCTTTCAGAGTCAGTGCAAAGAGGTTCTAAGGTTCTTGATGTGGGCTGTGGAACTGGTATATTATCTGTTATCGCTGCCAAGAGAGGAGCGTCTTCGGTTCTCGCTCTGGATGTTGATCAGCACTCTATTGAGAAAACGGTTGAAATTGCCCGAATAAATCATGTCTCTATAGAAACGCGTCTGTCCGATTTTCTTTCGGCGTTGAAGTCAGAGGAGCGTTTTGACCTCATCGTCTCGAATATGATAGTCGAGTTGCTGAACGAGTTTGCTCTCGATCTTCGGGAGTTCCTCCAAAAGGATGGCAGAGTGATCCTTTCGGGAATATACAAAGACAAGTACCAGGAAATAAAGAGTCTCGTAGAGAAGGGCTTTCTCATCGAGCGTATTAAGGAAGATGGAGATTGGAAAGCAATAGTGCTGAGAAGAAAATAG
- a CDS encoding HU family DNA-binding protein: MNKKELIAELAERTGATKKLVGDVVDSFIGVVGEELSKNEEVKLVGFGTFEVTKRKARKGVNPRTKEAIEIPGGKVPKFRPGKELKEKVQ, from the coding sequence GTGAACAAGAAAGAACTTATCGCTGAACTTGCAGAAAGAACCGGAGCAACCAAGAAGCTTGTCGGAGACGTTGTTGATAGTTTCATCGGTGTAGTTGGGGAAGAGCTATCAAAGAATGAAGAAGTGAAACTCGTAGGATTCGGGACTTTCGAGGTAACGAAGCGAAAGGCAAGAAAAGGTGTTAACCCGAGAACAAAGGAAGCAATCGAGATTCCCGGCGGGAAGGTTCCGAAATTCAGACCCGGTAAAGAGCTAAAAGAGAAAGTTCAGTAA
- the uvrC gene encoding excinuclease ABC subunit UvrC — protein sequence MNEKILNKASQLPEEPGVYIFKDQKGVAVYVGKAKKLKRRVLSYFRESTWAKNEKARRIAEEAEDLDFIMVTSEREALLLEANLIFSGKPKYNVFLKDSRTYPYIYISSDPYPYLGITRTKELEGSYFGPYTSAGLVRKLLEFLQKVFRIRTCSYDLNRVKKPCFLYHLKMCSAPCVEKVTPEEYRGQLSALIDFLEGDTLKVREALLKRMTVLSEAMQFERAAEIRDILSSMDDLYAFQGVEASLDLKADILAVSTGLAALLQVRGGMLLGKLVFDFPDGTPVDFITQFYYAKGNRIPKALIVTGLKKKDIKQFKRDFNYIGDPRDEQEERLLSIAFKNIDEEQKIRMNAAHSLRQAHQILGLKRFPSRIEGIDISHTQGLYTVASVVVFDNGKPNKSEYRRYRISELDEPNDFEAMATVVKRRYTKHPLPDLLLIDGGEPQLRAVEKAFSEIGIVEYEVVGLAKEFNELVFLDNRDRVKLKEEHPVLRMIISIDNEAHRFAVNYHRVLRERRFQTSKIDDIPGIGPKRKKALLKAFGSVKGIAEASEADLYGVLRNSRAVEMVVKWANEKSGD from the coding sequence ATGAATGAGAAAATATTGAACAAAGCCTCTCAGCTTCCCGAGGAGCCGGGAGTTTACATCTTCAAAGATCAAAAAGGCGTTGCAGTTTACGTAGGCAAAGCAAAGAAACTGAAGAGAAGAGTCCTGTCATACTTCAGAGAATCTACTTGGGCAAAGAATGAAAAGGCCAGACGAATTGCAGAAGAGGCAGAAGATCTAGACTTCATAATGGTCACGTCAGAGCGTGAGGCTCTGCTTCTCGAGGCAAATCTGATCTTCAGCGGAAAGCCGAAGTACAATGTCTTCCTTAAAGACTCTCGGACTTACCCGTATATCTACATTTCTTCAGATCCGTACCCGTATCTTGGAATCACAAGGACAAAAGAGCTGGAAGGTTCATATTTTGGGCCTTATACAAGTGCGGGACTTGTGAGAAAACTGCTTGAATTTCTGCAGAAGGTTTTCAGAATTCGAACCTGCTCGTACGATCTCAACAGGGTCAAGAAACCCTGTTTTCTCTATCACCTCAAGATGTGTTCCGCACCCTGTGTTGAAAAAGTGACGCCCGAAGAGTATCGAGGACAGCTTTCGGCTCTCATCGACTTTCTCGAAGGAGATACATTGAAAGTGAGAGAGGCTCTTCTTAAAAGGATGACGGTGCTCTCCGAGGCAATGCAGTTTGAGAGGGCAGCGGAGATAAGAGATATCCTTTCCTCCATGGATGATCTCTACGCGTTCCAGGGAGTTGAAGCTTCTCTAGATCTGAAGGCGGATATTCTCGCCGTATCTACGGGTTTGGCCGCGTTGCTTCAGGTTAGGGGAGGAATGCTTCTTGGGAAACTGGTTTTTGATTTTCCCGATGGGACTCCGGTAGATTTCATTACACAGTTTTACTACGCAAAAGGAAATCGAATACCGAAAGCGCTTATCGTAACCGGTCTGAAGAAGAAGGATATCAAGCAGTTCAAGAGAGACTTCAATTATATTGGTGATCCTCGTGATGAGCAGGAAGAGAGGCTGCTGAGCATAGCCTTCAAGAACATTGATGAAGAGCAGAAGATTAGAATGAATGCCGCCCATTCCCTGAGACAGGCCCATCAAATTCTGGGATTGAAGAGATTTCCTTCAAGAATTGAGGGGATAGATATCTCTCACACTCAGGGACTGTACACGGTCGCCTCGGTGGTTGTCTTCGACAATGGAAAGCCGAACAAATCCGAATATAGAAGATACCGGATCAGCGAGCTCGATGAACCGAATGATTTTGAGGCGATGGCAACTGTCGTCAAGAGGAGATACACAAAACATCCTCTTCCAGATCTACTTCTAATCGATGGCGGAGAACCACAGCTTAGAGCTGTCGAAAAGGCCTTTTCCGAGATAGGGATAGTCGAATACGAAGTAGTAGGATTAGCAAAGGAATTCAATGAGCTAGTCTTCCTTGACAATCGAGACAGGGTCAAGTTGAAGGAAGAGCACCCCGTCTTGCGAATGATAATCTCTATCGACAATGAGGCTCATCGCTTTGCTGTCAATTATCACCGTGTCCTCAGAGAAAGAAGATTTCAGACTTCAAAGATAGATGACATTCCGGGGATCGGGCCGAAAAGGAAGAAGGCTCTGCTTAAGGCATTTGGCAGCGTTAAAGGCATCGCTGAAGCCTCCGAAGCCGATCTTTACGGTGTCCTCAGGAACAGCAGAGCAGTTGAAATGGTTGTCAAGTGGGCAAATGAAAAAAGTGGAGACTGA